The Solibacillus sp. FSL R7-0668 genome includes the window TGGGGTTGTTATTCATAATTGTTTATAAATAGGCGGTATGAATAACCACTTTACGTGGAAATATGCTCGGTTTCAAGTAATTTAGAATAATGATATAAAAAAGTACTAAGCGCAAAACAACATAAGCTTGTTGTTGCATTTAGTACTTTTCGTTTATTTAGTAGTGCTTACTACACTATATATTTAATAATTTAGATTGATATCGAATTTCTGAAGGATGACACCTATTTTCTATCGCCGCTTCTATTATTTGCATTTGTTGGCGCTCATCGTCTGATACTCTTTTATTTTTCATAATCCTTGCTCTCTATAAACCTATCAAAATCATCCTTCTTTGGCTCGACTAATCGCTGTTGATGAAAGATTCCATATTGCTCAGTAGCAATTTGTTCCGCCAATTTTGCGCTAATTTTTCCTGCGTTCGATAAAACATCGTGCTCATTGAATTCTAAAAATGCATCCAGCTTTTGTGCCCAATCTTTCATATGCATCGGTTTTTTCTTTTTCGCCTGCAACTCTGCATAATCCAAATACATCGTTACAATACGATTTAAGTCACTTAGCTCATCTTGTGTTAAATAGTTTTTCGCAACTGTCACATCATTTTTGCGCACTTTATCGCCTTTCCAGTTTGTTAATCCCATATTCGGCTTCGTTGCGTCCGCGCGCTCTACAATTAATTCAGAAGCTGTATGTCCGTGAATGGCAAAGTGAAGCTTATTTTGCACCGTTGCAAAGAACTCTCTTGCAATCGTTGAATTAGGATCATAATCAATCGATGTTGCATAAATGTCCGTGATTTTTTGGTTGAAGCGTCTTTCTGATGCTCGAATATCGCGAATCCGTTCAAGTAATTCATCGAAGTAGTCTGCACCAAGATTACGCATGTCTTTTAGGCGGTCATCATCCATCGTGAATCCTTTGACCATATATTCATTTAAACGCTCTGTCGCCCATTGTCGGAATTGCGTACCGCGATGTGAACGGACACGATACCCGACTGCTATTATCATTTCAAGATTATAGAAAGTTACTTCCCGCTCTACTTCTCGACTACCTTCAACCTGAACTATTCGGTTTTTCCGAATAGTTGCTTCTTCAGTAAGTTCACCTTCAGCATAAACATTTTTTATATGCTCATTAATTGTTGAAACACCTTTTTGAAACAGCTCTGCCATCAATTTTTGCGTCATCCAAACGGTTTCATCTTCTAAGCGCACTTGAATTTTCGTGTCGCCGTT containing:
- a CDS encoding virulence RhuM family protein, translated to MQNESDFLMYQTENGDTKIQVRLEDETVWMTQKLMAELFQKGVSTINEHIKNVYAEGELTEEATIRKNRIVQVEGSREVEREVTFYNLEMIIAVGYRVRSHRGTQFRQWATERLNEYMVKGFTMDDDRLKDMRNLGADYFDELLERIRDIRASERRFNQKITDIYATSIDYDPNSTIAREFFATVQNKLHFAIHGHTASELIVERADATKPNMGLTNWKGDKVRKNDVTVAKNYLTQDELSDLNRIVTMYLDYAELQAKKKKPMHMKDWAQKLDAFLEFNEHDVLSNAGKISAKLAEQIATEQYGIFHQQRLVEPKKDDFDRFIESKDYEK